A region from the Prevotella melaninogenica genome encodes:
- a CDS encoding 4-alpha-glucanotransferase encodes MNIQFHIDYQTYYGQDLVLNIITGQHNGAIEASQYRMRTADGYHWEVEVKKEAKPGTHIEYFYSILCGDTEQRKEWGVINHRLDFDTERSLNYCVYDHWSDIPDNAYLYTSAITDCVAGKKLIKDKLNNYNKAVTLKVRAPQLAASDDLYLVGAEPALGAWNVKKALKMVQHNINEWSYTLDATKLVGDQLELKFFIKSNDSNEHLVWEYSNNRTLVLPTMDESDVVVYELAEAAFPLPAVRIAGTLVPVFSLRTETSFGIGDFGDLKKMVDWVSMTNQRALQILPINDTTITHTWTDSYPYSCISIFALHPQYVDLTALPALKDKKQAEKFEKLRKDLNSLPQIDYERVNDAKTEYLRLLFEQEGEKVLESSAFKSFFAETESWLVPYAQYSYMRDKFGTADFSHWSDHKQWNEADRKALSTPKDKAYKEVAFFYYVQFVLSTQLKAVHEYAQAHKIILKGDIPIGVNRYGCDVWTEPRYFNLNGQAGAPPDDFSINGQNWGFPTYNWDEMIKNGCQWWINRFQNMAKYFDAYRIDHVLGFFRIWEIPIHSVHGLLGQFSPSLGMSREEIEGYGLHWQEELFTEPFIADWVLDRIFREHADEIRQKYVEHVWGDRYKMRPEYDTQRKVEKAFAGKNSDVDIWLRDGLYALISNVLFVRDHKDPNRFHPRICVQFDFIYESLYDSDKAIFNKLYNDYYYRRNNQFWYQEAMKKLPKLVNATRMLVCAEDLGMVPDCVAWVMNELRILSLEIQSMPKDPKVRFSNLGENPYRSVCTISTHDMPTLRQWWDEDWGRTQDYFNNTLHRGGPAPHPLPGWLARDIISRHLTSPSLLCILGIQDWMSIDEELRLPDPNAERINVPANPKHYWRYRMHVGIEDLMKNKAFNEQITDLLYQAGR; translated from the coding sequence ATGAATATACAGTTTCACATAGACTATCAGACCTATTATGGACAAGACCTTGTCCTGAACATTATTACGGGTCAACATAACGGGGCTATAGAGGCCTCACAGTATAGGATGCGCACTGCCGATGGCTACCACTGGGAGGTGGAAGTGAAGAAAGAAGCAAAGCCAGGAACGCATATCGAGTATTTCTACAGCATTCTCTGTGGCGATACCGAACAGCGAAAAGAATGGGGTGTAATCAATCATCGATTGGACTTTGATACAGAACGCAGTCTGAATTATTGTGTTTACGACCATTGGAGTGATATTCCTGATAACGCTTACCTCTATACTTCTGCCATCACGGATTGTGTTGCTGGCAAGAAGTTGATCAAGGATAAGCTCAACAACTATAACAAAGCTGTAACGTTAAAGGTTCGTGCGCCACAGTTAGCTGCTTCAGATGATCTTTATCTTGTAGGTGCTGAGCCTGCATTAGGTGCTTGGAACGTAAAAAAGGCATTGAAGATGGTGCAGCACAATATCAATGAGTGGAGCTATACCTTAGATGCTACAAAACTTGTTGGTGACCAACTTGAGCTGAAATTCTTCATTAAGAGCAACGATAGTAATGAGCATCTTGTATGGGAATATAGTAACAACCGCACATTGGTATTGCCAACAATGGATGAAAGCGACGTAGTCGTATATGAGTTGGCAGAGGCAGCTTTTCCACTCCCAGCCGTTCGTATTGCCGGAACTTTGGTACCAGTTTTCTCGCTTCGTACGGAGACGAGCTTCGGTATCGGCGACTTTGGCGACTTAAAGAAGATGGTTGACTGGGTGAGTATGACCAACCAGCGTGCGTTACAAATTCTCCCTATCAACGACACAACTATCACGCACACTTGGACAGACTCTTATCCATATAGTTGCATCTCAATCTTTGCCCTTCACCCACAGTATGTTGACCTTACGGCATTACCAGCTTTGAAAGACAAGAAGCAGGCTGAGAAATTTGAGAAACTGCGCAAAGACCTTAACTCACTGCCACAGATTGACTATGAGCGTGTGAACGATGCAAAGACAGAATACCTCCGCCTGCTGTTTGAACAGGAAGGTGAGAAGGTGCTCGAAAGTAGTGCTTTCAAATCATTCTTTGCTGAAACAGAGAGTTGGCTTGTACCATATGCACAATATTCATATATGAGAGACAAGTTCGGAACAGCCGACTTCTCCCACTGGTCAGACCACAAGCAATGGAATGAGGCTGACCGCAAGGCTTTATCTACCCCTAAGGACAAGGCTTACAAGGAGGTTGCCTTCTTCTATTATGTACAGTTTGTGCTGAGTACTCAGCTAAAAGCAGTGCACGAATATGCACAGGCACATAAGATTATCCTTAAAGGTGATATTCCTATCGGTGTCAACCGCTATGGCTGTGACGTATGGACAGAACCACGTTACTTCAACCTTAACGGTCAGGCAGGTGCTCCACCTGATGACTTCTCGATAAATGGTCAGAACTGGGGCTTCCCTACATACAACTGGGATGAGATGATAAAGAATGGTTGCCAGTGGTGGATTAACCGCTTCCAGAATATGGCTAAGTACTTTGATGCTTACCGTATTGACCATGTTCTTGGCTTCTTCCGTATCTGGGAGATTCCTATTCACTCAGTACATGGATTACTCGGTCAGTTCTCACCTTCACTCGGTATGAGCCGTGAGGAGATTGAAGGCTACGGTTTACACTGGCAAGAGGAACTCTTTACAGAACCATTTATCGCCGATTGGGTGCTCGACCGCATCTTCCGTGAACACGCTGATGAGATAAGACAGAAGTATGTTGAACACGTATGGGGCGATAGATACAAGATGCGTCCAGAGTATGATACACAGCGAAAGGTTGAGAAAGCATTTGCTGGTAAGAACTCTGATGTTGACATCTGGTTGCGCGACGGACTTTACGCATTGATTAGTAACGTTCTCTTCGTTCGTGACCATAAGGACCCAAACCGCTTCCATCCACGTATCTGTGTACAGTTCGACTTCATTTACGAGAGTCTTTACGATAGCGATAAGGCTATATTCAACAAGCTCTACAACGATTACTATTATCGTCGCAACAACCAGTTCTGGTATCAGGAAGCAATGAAGAAGTTACCGAAGTTGGTGAATGCAACTCGTATGCTTGTCTGTGCCGAGGACTTGGGAATGGTTCCTGATTGCGTTGCATGGGTAATGAACGAACTACGCATCCTTAGTCTTGAAATTCAGAGTATGCCAAAAGACCCGAAAGTACGCTTTAGTAATCTTGGTGAAAACCCTTACCGCAGTGTCTGCACCATCTCAACACACGATATGCCAACACTACGTCAGTGGTGGGATGAAGACTGGGGACGCACGCAAGATTACTTCAATAACACGTTACATCGTGGCGGTCCAGCACCTCACCCACTGCCAGGCTGGTTGGCAAGAGACATCATAAGCCGTCACCTGACATCGCCAAGTTTGCTCTGTATCCTTGGTATTCAGGACTGGATGAGTATTGATGAGGAACTCCGTTTGCCTGATCCTAACGCTGAGCGAATCAATGTCCCAGCTAATCCAAAGCATTATTGGCGTTACCGTATGCACGTTGGCATTGAAGACTTGATGAAGAATAAGGCTTTCAACGAACAGATAACAGACCTCCTCTATCAGGCTGGTCGATAA
- the pulA gene encoding type I pullulanase, which produces MKIKYKLAASVAAFILSQNVAAQQRFNEMSYSPSETTFRLNAPSKPTLRLYDAGRGGKAYKKVKLTPSGDNTWTVTVKGDLKGKFYTFDIGHGETPGVFAKAVGCNGGRGAVIDMKETNPTGWENDRRVPTKSPADLIIYELHHRDFSIDPSSSLMHKGKYLALTEQKAINHLKKLGINAVHILPSFDFASVDESKPDVPQYNWGYDPLNYNVPEGSYSYDADLPTRRIMEFKQMVQALHKAGIRVILDVVYNHTFDLANSNFERTYPKVYYRYNADGTPSNGTGCGNETASEHPLMHDYMLESMKYWVNEYHIDGFRVDLMGVHDIQTMNDIRRELNAIDPEIFVYGEGWSAGNCAYPHEKLAMKAAIPQMPGIAAFSDDIRDALRGPFSDDHKPGFLGGVKGLEESLKASIAGMINHPQVDYSKVNYSKKPYALEPTQMIAYVSCHDDMCLVDRLKASIPETEYDENELIRLNLLAQTAVFTSQGVPFMLAGEEMLRNKKGVHNSFNSPDSINHLDWNNLKTYPQVFNYYSGLINLRKAHPAFRLGKADLVRKHLEFLPVQDCLVAFRLKDHAGGDKWENIYVILNANKELRTVNIPKGQYTIVCANGEVNEAGLGKMEGGEIMVDGQSALILHD; this is translated from the coding sequence ATGAAAATAAAATATAAGCTTGCAGCATCTGTTGCTGCTTTCATACTCTCACAGAATGTTGCTGCACAGCAGCGATTCAACGAGATGTCCTATTCTCCAAGTGAGACAACCTTCCGTCTCAATGCTCCCTCTAAACCAACGCTCCGCCTTTATGATGCAGGACGAGGTGGAAAAGCCTACAAGAAGGTGAAACTTACACCAAGTGGTGACAACACTTGGACTGTCACTGTGAAGGGAGACCTCAAAGGTAAGTTTTATACTTTCGATATCGGACACGGTGAGACACCCGGTGTCTTTGCCAAAGCGGTTGGCTGTAATGGCGGTCGTGGTGCCGTTATCGACATGAAGGAAACCAACCCAACAGGCTGGGAGAACGATCGTCGTGTTCCAACCAAGAGTCCGGCAGACCTTATCATCTACGAACTGCATCATCGTGACTTCTCTATTGACCCTTCATCCAGCTTAATGCACAAGGGCAAATACCTTGCCCTGACAGAACAGAAGGCTATTAATCACTTAAAGAAGTTGGGTATCAACGCTGTTCATATCCTCCCTTCATTCGACTTCGCATCAGTAGATGAATCCAAGCCAGACGTACCACAGTATAATTGGGGATATGACCCACTGAACTATAACGTACCAGAAGGTAGCTATTCGTATGATGCGGATCTGCCAACACGTCGCATCATGGAATTCAAGCAGATGGTACAGGCATTGCACAAGGCGGGTATAAGGGTTATACTTGACGTTGTTTACAATCACACTTTCGACCTTGCAAATAGCAACTTTGAGCGCACTTATCCTAAGGTTTACTACCGATATAATGCTGATGGCACACCATCAAACGGCACAGGATGTGGCAATGAGACTGCAAGTGAGCATCCTCTGATGCACGATTATATGTTGGAGTCAATGAAATATTGGGTAAATGAGTATCACATTGATGGTTTCCGTGTAGACCTTATGGGGGTACATGACATTCAGACGATGAACGATATCCGTCGTGAACTCAATGCAATCGACCCAGAGATATTTGTCTATGGCGAGGGATGGAGTGCTGGTAACTGTGCTTATCCTCATGAGAAATTGGCGATGAAAGCAGCCATTCCACAGATGCCAGGCATCGCAGCCTTCTCTGATGACATCCGTGACGCATTGCGTGGACCATTCTCTGACGACCATAAGCCTGGTTTTCTTGGTGGTGTTAAAGGCTTGGAAGAGAGTTTAAAGGCGAGTATTGCAGGTATGATTAATCATCCACAAGTAGACTATTCCAAGGTAAATTACTCTAAGAAACCTTATGCCCTTGAGCCTACACAGATGATTGCTTACGTCAGTTGTCACGATGATATGTGTCTTGTTGACCGCCTGAAAGCATCTATTCCAGAGACAGAATACGACGAGAATGAGCTGATTCGTCTGAATCTTCTTGCCCAGACAGCCGTGTTCACATCACAGGGTGTACCCTTTATGCTCGCTGGTGAGGAGATGCTTCGTAACAAGAAAGGCGTGCATAACTCATTTAATTCACCTGACAGTATCAACCATCTTGATTGGAATAACCTCAAGACTTATCCACAGGTATTCAACTATTACAGTGGACTCATCAACCTCCGCAAGGCTCATCCAGCCTTCCGATTGGGCAAAGCCGACCTCGTTCGGAAGCATCTTGAGTTCCTTCCTGTACAGGACTGTTTGGTTGCTTTCCGTCTGAAAGACCACGCTGGTGGCGACAAGTGGGAGAATATCTACGTTATCCTCAATGCTAACAAGGAGCTTCGCACGGTCAACATCCCTAAGGGACAGTACACCATCGTATGTGCAAATGGTGAAGTAAATGAAGCTGGATTAGGCAAGATGGAAGGTGGAGAGATAATGGTTGACGGACAGTCAGCCCTTATCCTACACGATTAA